Part of the Sphingobacterium sp. LZ7M1 genome, TCTGATTTTAAGGTTTGCAAAGATTCAATTTGTTTTTTTCTGGGCAATTGTTCTAACATCTCACTGATTTCCGTAATAGTAACATTACTGGTATCGGAATAAACTATTTTCAATAGTTGCCAATTCTTTATCAACTAAAACAACAAAACAATAGAAGGTAAATTGACCATTGCATCTCCCGGAACTAGATAGGTCATAAATCTAAATATGGATGATTTGTTACTTTTTTTCTACAGTTAACTAAGTTCTGATTTTAAATTATCCCTGTTGAAAGTAAAATTATTTTCTTGTAAATAATAATGTATAGTTTGTTCATTTGCTACCCAGAGAACATGAATATCTTGAAATTGAACAAAAATTTAAATTACCTTTAATTAACGCTAATAAAATTAGTAATTTTGTTTCAACTTACTAATATATATAGCGAATGTTTGGGTTTGATGATAAATTGGAAATATTAGCTGATGCGGCAAAATATGATGTTAGTTGCAGTTCCAGTGGAGGAAAGCGAAAAAATAATGGTGGGATCGGAGATGCCTCTACCAGTGGAATTTGCCATACCTATACTGAAGATGGAAGATGCGTTTCATTACTTAAGATTTTAATGACCAATTATTGTATTTATGATTGTTCATTTTGCGTTAGCCGTAGGAGCAATGATGTTCAAAGGGCAGCATTTTCGGTAAAAGAGGTTGTGGATCTTACCATGAACTTCTATAGGAGAAACTATATTGAGGGATTGTTTTTAAGTTCAGGAATTTTTAAATCTGCAGACTATACAATGGAACGAATGATGTTGGTGGTGAGGAAACTTCGAAGCGAAGAAAGGTTCAACGGCTATATCCATTTGAAAGCAATTCCCGGAGCAAGTGAGGCTCTATTAAAAGAAGCAGGGTTATATGTGGATCGTATGAGCGTAAACCTAGAGATACCCACGGAAAAAGGCCTGAAATTGGTCGCTCCTGAGAAAGACCATCAAACTGTAATCGAGCCATTATCCATCGTTCAGAATGAAATCGAAACCATTGAGCGAGATAAAAGGAAGTTCAAAAAGGTTCCTCATTTCGTTCCAGCAGGACAAAGTACACAAATGGTAATTGGCGCCACTCCAGAAAATGACCTTCAGGTCATGGAAACCGCCAGCAGGTTCTATAAAGAATTCAATCTCAAACGGGTTTATTACTCAGGATATATCCCAATAAATTCTAATGATAGCCTATTGCCTAAAATTGGCACAGCTCCGCCATTGGTGCGGGAAAATAGACTTTACCAAGCTGATTGGTTATTGAGGTTTTATGGATTTTCTCTTCATGAAATCTTAAACAATAGCCATCAACATCTGGAATTGGAAATTGACCCCAAACTTTCATGGGCATTGAGGAATCCACAATTCTTCCCAATTGATGTCAATACTGCGGAATATAAATGGATAATTAGAATTCCTGGGATTGGAAGGCAATCAGCCCATAAAATCGTTCAGGCCAGGAAATATGGAAAACTTCGGGAATATCAATTAAAGAAAATGGGAATAGCCTTTAACAGGGCCAAATATTTTATGGTTTGCCAAGATATGATTGTCAATACGGGATTTATTTATCCAGATGCTATTAAGAAGGCTTTATTGGATCACCATCCGGAGCCTAGGGTCTCGAATTCCGAATCACAGTTAAGCCTGTTCTGATGGATTACGTTTTTGATGGTAGTTTCAACGGTTACCTATGCTGTGTATTCGAGGCATTTGAGAGAAAAGAGTTTTATGTTACTCCTAAAGTGCTGGACATGATAGAACCAAATATTTTCAATCAACAGAGACAAGTTATGACCGTCCCTGAAAAATCTTCCCGTATTTTGAAAGGAATCGAAAAGATAATAGGAAAGAAGGACCTGAATATTTTCTATCATAATTTTCTTGCAGATCAAAAAGGAGCATGGGAAATAGGTTTTAGGACTATCATTCGTTTATTTAAGTATGGTAAAATTGACATTCGGGACTACGGAAACCCTGAAATTTTGCAGATACACAAAACCATTAAGCAAGTAAGTCGAGAAAGGCATAGGATGAAGGCATTTGTGAGATTCGTCAAATCTTCAGATGGTCTCTACACAGCGCTCATTGAGCCAGATTTCAATGTTTTACCTTTGGTAATCCCATTTTTTAAGAATCGGTTTTCTGATCAGGATTGGTTGATTTATGATATCCGAAGAAATTACGGATATCATTATGATGGACGGGAGATTCACGAAGTCCTTACCTCTGAAAACCAGGAAATCGAAAATCCATATGCCTTAGAATTGGATCTTGACTCAAGAGAAACGGAATTTCAACATTTATGGAAAACCTACTTTAAGAGTACGAATATTGAAGAAAGGAAAAACATCAAATTACACCTGAGACATGTACCCAAAAGATATTGGAAATATTTAGTGGAAAAGCAATAATTGCGCAATTCCATGCCTAGGTATTTCAACTTCTTTTCAGGTTACTTATCGAAAATTTGCCACCAAAAGCTTGTAATGAACAAAACCTAGATTTGTGGCTTGTATTGGTTCATTTTTCAAATATGTAAAGGTTAAAATATTTTTTGAAAACAAGCCTGGGCGTATATCAAGAAGTACCGTGAATTGGAGTTTTTTATGTCGACATCTTCCACTTGTTATAGGATTTCTTGTAGGGCAATTATGCCCTCTTCCAGCTCTTTTTCAGAAAGTGAACCATAGCCTAACCTGATACCATATATGGTCTCATTGAAGCTATAGGTATCGGGACTGATGATCTTGATTCCCTTGCTATTAAGTTTTTTGGGAATTTGGGACCAATCCATGGACTTATTGGGTACAATCCAGAAAGCCAAACCACCTTCGGGAACTGAATAAGTTGCTCTGTCCTCCATGTATTTTTTGAGCAAACCGGCCATAAAATCCCTTTTGGCTTTGTAGTGGTGAGACGCCTTTTTGATATGGCGTTTTATGGTGCCATCCTTGATAAGTTGCAGAACTGCCTGTTCCATAATACTGTCTCCTTGAACATCAATAATCTTTCGCAAACTACTTACCCTCTCCATCAGGGCTTCGTCATGGGTTACTAAATAACCTATGCGAAGGGCAGGCGCAACCACCTTGCTCATGCTGCCTATATATACATAATTTTTCAGTTCGCCGAAACTTGACAAAGGCAATACAGGGCGGTAACCAAAATGGAACTCGTTATCATAATCATCCTCGATAATCGTAAAACCGTATTCGTTGGAAAGCTGTATCAATTCCAACCTTCTCTTCAGACTCAATGTCACAGTGGTGGGATATTGATGGTGTGGGGTAACGTAAATTGCCCTTACCTTTTTACCCGATTTCAGATAGGCAATAACCTCCTCGATCAGCAAGCCGTCCTTGTCTACGCCTACCGGCAACAATGTTGCCCCTGCATTCTCAAAGGCGGACCAAGCAGGCTTATATCCTGGGTTTTCAACGATTACATAATCATTTTCTGTAAACAGATATTGAGCTGTCAGATACATCGCCATTTGACTGCCTCGGGTGATACAGATATTATGATGATTGACCTGCATGCCTCTCTGGTGATTGAGCATTTGCACTATGGATTTTCGAAATTCCAGATCACCTAATTCGTTGCCATATCCCATCATTTGCCAACGTGCTTTTTGGTTGAAGATCTGGCGGTAAGCCCTTGCCAATTCTGTGATGGGAGCAATTTTACTGTCTGGGCTTCCATCATCAAACTGCAAATGATAATGTTTGTTTATGGCATTTTTTGCATTAAGAGTGCCACGTTTGGTTTTTTTGCCTCCCATAAAATCGGGCAAGGTATCGGACACAAAGGTACCCTGTCTCTCTTTGGGAGTTAACCAGCCTTCCATGATCAGTACGTCCAATGCTTCTACAACGGTATTCCTATTGACCTTCAAGAGCTGTGCAAGTTTTCTGCTTCCGGGCAGCGCCTCGCTTGGCATTAACCTGCCGGATTGGATATCATTTATAATGGCATCGGCTATCTGCAGATAGATGGCTTTATCTGATTTTCCATCTAATAGTATTTCAAATTTCCAACCTCTCAGCATCTGGACTATCTAATTATATAAAAACTGTATCATTTTAATGGTCCAAATGTACGATACTTTTGTATAGCAATATTGCAATAAACAATAAATAATTTAATTATGTCAAAATTAGAAACTGCCACAGAAGTAAAAAAATCGATCCACGCAGAACAGAAACAGTTCAGCTCAAAGGATTTCCATCAGACCTTTGCAAGACCATCCTTTGTTAGAACCTCACACCTCATCCACAAAAATGTTGAAAATGCAGGTATCCACAATCAGTTTTCGGAAGAAAGAAAGCACCCAGTTTTCTTTGTGGACCTGCCAAGCAAAAACGTAAGCATGACCATAGGTGGCCTGTTGCCAGGACAAAAAACTCACAAACACCGCCATACATACGAAACCATTTTGTATGTGCTTGAGGGAAAAGGATCAACGCTTGTAGAAGATGAAATCGTAGAATGGCAAGCCGGGGATGCAGTTTACATTCCATCTTGGGCTTGGCACCAGCACCACAACCTAAGCGAAGTCGAGGCTGCAAAATACATCGCCTGTGAGAATGCCCCGCAACTTCAAAACCTAGGTGTGGCATTACGTGAAGAAGAGGGAAGAGATTTTTAACCTTAAATCGAGATAAGAAATGAATGAAGTACCATTTAAAGGTGTGATTGCATATCCGGTTACACCATTCGACAACAACGAGAATATTGATATCCCACTATTCAGAAAACAAGTGGAACGCTTGATTAGGGTAGGTTCTCACGGCATTGCGCCATTGGGAAGTACGGGTGTCATGCCTTACCTCAGCGATGATGAAAAAGAGTCTTTGACCGAAACCTGCTTACGACAGGTAGCCGGCAGAGTACCAACATTGGTCGGTGTTTCAAACCTTACCACGGAGAAAACTGTTTACCATGCGCAATTTGCCGAAAAAGCCGGTGCCACGGCCGTAATGGTTATCCCTATGAGTTATTGGAAATTGAGCGATGATGAAATTGCAAAACACTATGACACTGTTGCGTCTAAGATTTCCATTCCGATTATGGCCTATAATAACCCTGCCACCAGTGGCGTGGATATGTCCCCAGCACTTTTGAAGCGTTTGTTAGAAATCCCAAATGTTACGATGATTAAGGAAAGTTCGGGTGATATTCTACGTATGCATTCTTTAAGAAAAGAATTAGGCGATGGAGTGGCTTTTTTCAACGGTTCCAATCCCTTGGCATTATCCGCTTTTGCAGCAGGTGCAAGAGGATGGTGTACGGCTGCGCCGAATCTGATACCAGAACTCAATCTAGCTCTTTATGATGCCATACAGGAAAATGATCTTGAAAAAGGACAGCAGGTATTCTACAAACAGGTTGACCTGTTGAAATTCATTGTTGCCAAAGGTTTGCCCCGTTCCATCCAGGCAGGTCTAGATCTATTGGGAGTTGGCGGAGGGGGATTCAAAAGCCCATTGCAACCCCTTGATACAGATGAAGTAGCAGAACTCGACAGGATACTTTCAAAAATAGACAATGAAGTATACCAATATTAAATGTCATATAATCAAAGTAAAATGGAAAAAGCAATTTTTTATCACGCAGGTTGCCCTGTATGCATAAGCGCGGAACAGGACATTTTGACCCTCATACCCGAAGGTCAGATTATGGTAATCCATTTGGGTATGGAAAGATCTAAAGTAGACGAAGCGGCGGCATCAGGTGTAAAATCTGTTCCAGCCTTAGTTCTCCCCAATGGGAATGTATTACATATTAACTTTGGGGCTTTCATAGAAGAGCTAAGGTAATAACTATCTATAGCCCGAAGATGTGAATTTTTCGGGCCTATAGATCATTGTCCACAGCTAAATGATATACCATATGAATCCACATTCAAAAAACAATCATCCAGATGCTAAGGCATCGGACAAGGTTAAAGTAACCGTGACCATCAATGGCACCACATACCAAATCCCATGGAATAAGCAGATGCCTTTGCTGTCTGCCATGCTGCATGCTGGGATTGACGCACCGTATTCTTGTGGCAGTGGAAGATGTGGCAGCTGTACTTGTAAATTGGAGAAAGGGGAGGTACGTTTAAGGAGAAATTCTGTCCTGTCTGAAACCCACATACAGCAAGGCCTGATCTTGGCCTGTGTAGCAATGCCCATAAGTACGAGGATAAAGATAAATTATGACGAGTTCTAATCGTACTAAAACAACTGTACGGTTACCACTTTTTGGCCTGGACTACCTAATTATCCATAAACTGTACCGCCATGATAAAACGGATATCGGATACTTTTGAGCAAATATTTAATCTTAACAAAATGGAGATCAACATCAGGAAAGTAGGTCTGGAAGATTTGGACGCTACAGCAGAGTTATTCAATCGCTATCGGGTCTTCTACCGACAGCAAGACGATTATGAAAAGTGCAAAAAGTTCATTCAAGACCGGATGGAAAACGATCAATCCCACATTTTTGTGGTTTATGCCGATGGCACTGCAGTTGGGTTTGTCCAGTTGTACAAACTTTACCATTACATCAAATTGGCCAAGCAATGGCTATTGAGCGATTTGTTTGTTCATCCCGACTACAGAGGCAAGGGCTTTTCGGTAGCGCTGATAGATAAAGCTAAGCAATGGTGCGATGAAACCGGTGCTTGCGGATTGATGCTTGAAACCGAAAAGACAAATGATATAGGCAACAGATTATATCCACGTTGCGGATTTGAATATGATGCCAACCACAACTATTACTATTGGTGGAAATAAGAAAAGGGGCAAACTTGAGCGGTTTGCCCTATACAAAAAATGCTATTGCGGTTCGTGCAGCAAAATTCCAAAAAATACAAAAATTGAAATGGAAACAACGGATCAACATCAGAGAACTAGAACCTCAAGCAACCAGATCTTATTTGAAATGGAAAAATACCTTTCAAATTTCGATCTGAATATAACAAGCAAAGGGGTTGAAAAAATTCGTGCATCCCAAATAAATAAATGTCCCTAGTGCATTAAAGTCCATACCCAAGAGGCACGAATAACAAGGGAAACGGAACAGCCAATCTATGCACTGTCAGCATGGCAAGTGAGTTAACTTTTTACCGTAGCAGAGAAAGCCGTATTGGTGATGGTGGAAGAAGTTAACCATATCGCTGTCCATGGTTGGAGAGATAAAACCTTTCATAATTTGAATGGGTTTGATTCAGAAATCAGGTAGTACACCTCATCATCGCGATCAATCAGATCAACTTTTTAAACAGGATTGAAATACGTACCCGAAGGTTTACGTTCAACAGTATGCCCCATTCTGTAAAATGATTTAGAGGGAAAGAGAATGCTTGCCTTTTTTACATTATACCTTTTATTTATGATGATATTATCCACATTCAATGTAGTAACATAAACTTAGCAATTATTGAGTTACAAACAGAAGATTTAGTCATGATACAAGGGGGGTGATTAAAAATAGAAAAAATAAATCCGAAACCTAGGAGTTCTCGTATATAACCTAACGATACATTATAAACAAAAAACAAATAGGTTATGAAAGAAACAACCACTAAACAAGAGGGCTTTATTGAAGAGAATGATCGACAAATAAGCGAGCGATTAGGCAGAAGGAATTTTCTGAAGATTGCCGGAGCCGGTGCTGTTGGGATAGCAGCATTTGGATTGGTCGGGTGCCAGAAAGACGACCACGGACCGGATATGAGCGGTAATGGATTGTATTTCGGTAGCGGCGATATTGCTATATTGAACTATGCATATGCCCTGGAGCAATTAGAGGCAGCATTTTATATAGAGGTCATGAATAAACCCTATAGCGGAATCAGCGATTGGGAGACGATGTTATTTAGTGACATCCGTGACCATGAAATTGCCCATCGGGAGTTTTTCAAAACCGCATTAGGAAAGAGCGCTATTGCGAATTTGGAATTCAATTTTTCGGGCATCAATTTCTCCAATCGTGCAAACGTGTTGGCTACGGCCAAGGCTTTTGAAGATTTGGGCGTGTCGGCATATAACGGAGCAGGATGGTTAATCAAGAATGAAGCCTATCTGGTTTTGGCAGGCAAAATTGTCTCGGTGGAAGCTAGGCATGCAGCTTTAGTTCGCGATTTAATTGACAACGGTACTTTTGCCAACAGCGAGGTAATTGATAATCAGGGTTTGGACCTTGCCTATAGTCCGACGAAAGTATTGGAAATCGCAGCCCCATTTATTAAATCTAAGATAGATGTAAGAGATT contains:
- a CDS encoding putative DNA modification/repair radical SAM protein, with product MFGFDDKLEILADAAKYDVSCSSSGGKRKNNGGIGDASTSGICHTYTEDGRCVSLLKILMTNYCIYDCSFCVSRRSNDVQRAAFSVKEVVDLTMNFYRRNYIEGLFLSSGIFKSADYTMERMMLVVRKLRSEERFNGYIHLKAIPGASEALLKEAGLYVDRMSVNLEIPTEKGLKLVAPEKDHQTVIEPLSIVQNEIETIERDKRKFKKVPHFVPAGQSTQMVIGATPENDLQVMETASRFYKEFNLKRVYYSGYIPINSNDSLLPKIGTAPPLVRENRLYQADWLLRFYGFSLHEILNNSHQHLELEIDPKLSWALRNPQFFPIDVNTAEYKWIIRIPGIGRQSAHKIVQARKYGKLREYQLKKMGIAFNRAKYFMVCQDMIVNTGFIYPDAIKKALLDHHPEPRVSNSESQLSLF
- a CDS encoding TIGR03915 family putative DNA repair protein; this encodes MDYVFDGSFNGYLCCVFEAFERKEFYVTPKVLDMIEPNIFNQQRQVMTVPEKSSRILKGIEKIIGKKDLNIFYHNFLADQKGAWEIGFRTIIRLFKYGKIDIRDYGNPEILQIHKTIKQVSRERHRMKAFVRFVKSSDGLYTALIEPDFNVLPLVIPFFKNRFSDQDWLIYDIRRNYGYHYDGREIHEVLTSENQEIENPYALELDLDSRETEFQHLWKTYFKSTNIEERKNIKLHLRHVPKRYWKYLVEKQ
- a CDS encoding PLP-dependent aminotransferase family protein encodes the protein MLRGWKFEILLDGKSDKAIYLQIADAIINDIQSGRLMPSEALPGSRKLAQLLKVNRNTVVEALDVLIMEGWLTPKERQGTFVSDTLPDFMGGKKTKRGTLNAKNAINKHYHLQFDDGSPDSKIAPITELARAYRQIFNQKARWQMMGYGNELGDLEFRKSIVQMLNHQRGMQVNHHNICITRGSQMAMYLTAQYLFTENDYVIVENPGYKPAWSAFENAGATLLPVGVDKDGLLIEEVIAYLKSGKKVRAIYVTPHHQYPTTVTLSLKRRLELIQLSNEYGFTIIEDDYDNEFHFGYRPVLPLSSFGELKNYVYIGSMSKVVAPALRIGYLVTHDEALMERVSSLRKIIDVQGDSIMEQAVLQLIKDGTIKRHIKKASHHYKAKRDFMAGLLKKYMEDRATYSVPEGGLAFWIVPNKSMDWSQIPKKLNSKGIKIISPDTYSFNETIYGIRLGYGSLSEKELEEGIIALQEIL
- a CDS encoding cupin domain-containing protein, with the protein product MSKLETATEVKKSIHAEQKQFSSKDFHQTFARPSFVRTSHLIHKNVENAGIHNQFSEERKHPVFFVDLPSKNVSMTIGGLLPGQKTHKHRHTYETILYVLEGKGSTLVEDEIVEWQAGDAVYIPSWAWHQHHNLSEVEAAKYIACENAPQLQNLGVALREEEGRDF
- a CDS encoding dihydrodipicolinate synthase family protein; its protein translation is MNEVPFKGVIAYPVTPFDNNENIDIPLFRKQVERLIRVGSHGIAPLGSTGVMPYLSDDEKESLTETCLRQVAGRVPTLVGVSNLTTEKTVYHAQFAEKAGATAVMVIPMSYWKLSDDEIAKHYDTVASKISIPIMAYNNPATSGVDMSPALLKRLLEIPNVTMIKESSGDILRMHSLRKELGDGVAFFNGSNPLALSAFAAGARGWCTAAPNLIPELNLALYDAIQENDLEKGQQVFYKQVDLLKFIVAKGLPRSIQAGLDLLGVGGGGFKSPLQPLDTDEVAELDRILSKIDNEVYQY
- a CDS encoding thioredoxin family protein, with protein sequence MEKAIFYHAGCPVCISAEQDILTLIPEGQIMVIHLGMERSKVDEAAASGVKSVPALVLPNGNVLHINFGAFIEELR
- a CDS encoding 2Fe-2S iron-sulfur cluster binding domain-containing protein, producing the protein MNPHSKNNHPDAKASDKVKVTVTINGTTYQIPWNKQMPLLSAMLHAGIDAPYSCGSGRCGSCTCKLEKGEVRLRRNSVLSETHIQQGLILACVAMPISTRIKINYDEF
- a CDS encoding GNAT family N-acetyltransferase, which codes for MIKRISDTFEQIFNLNKMEINIRKVGLEDLDATAELFNRYRVFYRQQDDYEKCKKFIQDRMENDQSHIFVVYADGTAVGFVQLYKLYHYIKLAKQWLLSDLFVHPDYRGKGFSVALIDKAKQWCDETGACGLMLETEKTNDIGNRLYPRCGFEYDANHNYYYWWK
- a CDS encoding ferritin-like domain-containing protein, which gives rise to MKETTTKQEGFIEENDRQISERLGRRNFLKIAGAGAVGIAAFGLVGCQKDDHGPDMSGNGLYFGSGDIAILNYAYALEQLEAAFYIEVMNKPYSGISDWETMLFSDIRDHEIAHREFFKTALGKSAIANLEFNFSGINFSNRANVLATAKAFEDLGVSAYNGAGWLIKNEAYLVLAGKIVSVEARHAALVRDLIDNGTFANSEVIDNQGLDLAYSPTKVLEIAAPFIKSKIDVRDLPTY